In one Streptomyces marincola genomic region, the following are encoded:
- a CDS encoding type III PLP-dependent enzyme domain-containing protein — MSDEEISFWDSTRCSTFLASLDEVAHSLATHAPSISVRVDSLDSGKPGVKYGELERLSNLLREYDRDLDCVEVYCGSGNSLDDMVRTVEEMFEVFQKYFPTARGINFAGGHGFDYDAHAEADKHFDWSLYFRRLADAARRMGIPDDVTFLFEPARDVLADTGALLMSVERSVITTPVSSIVVTDGCRMLMPSAQLRNRGHNTAFLDQDMREIVNERGISAAVRGRTILRNDYLLPGEVHVPEGVDATSYMVILDTGAYCATQHMEFLNVPPAAEVLVNSDGSVDLITAAGDELDKWRNLLEEKQRVRS; from the coding sequence GTGTCCGACGAAGAGATCAGCTTCTGGGACAGCACGCGCTGTTCCACGTTCCTCGCCAGCCTGGACGAGGTGGCGCATTCCCTGGCCACGCACGCACCGTCCATCAGCGTTCGCGTCGACTCCCTCGACTCAGGCAAGCCCGGCGTCAAGTACGGGGAGCTGGAGCGGCTTTCGAACCTGCTGCGGGAGTACGACCGGGACCTCGACTGCGTCGAGGTGTACTGCGGCAGCGGCAACTCGCTCGACGACATGGTCCGTACGGTCGAGGAGATGTTCGAGGTTTTCCAGAAGTACTTCCCCACCGCCCGGGGCATCAACTTCGCCGGCGGCCACGGCTTCGACTACGACGCTCACGCGGAAGCGGACAAGCACTTCGACTGGTCGCTCTACTTCCGTCGGCTCGCCGATGCCGCCCGGCGTATGGGCATCCCCGACGACGTGACGTTCCTCTTCGAACCCGCTCGTGACGTCCTCGCGGACACGGGCGCGCTGCTGATGTCGGTGGAACGTTCCGTCATCACCACCCCCGTCTCGTCCATCGTGGTCACCGACGGATGCCGGATGCTCATGCCCTCGGCTCAGCTGAGGAACCGTGGCCACAACACCGCGTTCCTCGACCAGGACATGCGCGAGATCGTCAACGAGCGGGGCATCAGCGCTGCTGTCCGGGGCCGCACGATCCTGCGCAACGACTACCTGCTGCCGGGTGAGGTCCACGTCCCGGAGGGGGTCGACGCGACGAGCTACATGGTCATTCTCGACACCGGGGCGTACTGCGCCACCCAGCACATGGAATTCCTGAACGTACCGCCGGCCGCCGAGGTTCTGGTGAACAGCGACGGGTCCGTGGACCTGATCACCGCGGCCGGCGACGAACTCGACAAGTGGCGCAACCTTCTTGAGGAGAAGCAGCGGGTCAGGAGCTGA
- the pdxH gene encoding pyridoxamine 5'-phosphate oxidase produces MPSPHDGLPEIAQGPAAESAPFDLFERWYEEAEASEPNDPNAMAVATADAGGLPDVRMVLLKHRDSRGFVFFTNTTSAKGRELAENSQAAGLLHWKSLRRQVRFRGPVELVTPEESDAYFASRARDSRIGAWASRQSSPLAARKVLEDAIEAEARRFEGRQVPRPPYWAGYRIKPVYLEFWSDRAFRLHDRVVFARMTPQGAWEHGRLYP; encoded by the coding sequence ATGCCGTCACCTCATGATGGACTGCCGGAAATAGCTCAAGGCCCCGCTGCCGAAAGCGCACCATTCGACCTCTTCGAGCGCTGGTATGAGGAGGCCGAGGCCAGTGAACCGAACGACCCGAACGCGATGGCCGTAGCGACCGCGGACGCCGGCGGCCTCCCCGACGTGCGCATGGTGCTGCTCAAGCACCGTGACTCCCGCGGCTTCGTGTTCTTCACGAACACCACCTCCGCGAAGGGGCGCGAACTCGCGGAGAACAGCCAGGCGGCCGGACTCCTGCACTGGAAGAGTCTGCGACGGCAGGTGCGCTTCCGCGGACCGGTCGAGCTCGTCACACCCGAAGAGTCCGATGCCTACTTCGCCTCCCGGGCCCGCGACAGCCGGATCGGCGCCTGGGCGAGTCGGCAGTCCAGCCCGCTGGCCGCCCGAAAAGTGCTGGAAGACGCCATTGAGGCGGAGGCGAGACGCTTCGAAGGCCGGCAGGTCCCGCGTCCTCCGTATTGGGCGGGATACCGCATCAAGCCTGTCTACCTGGAGTTCTGGTCCGATCGAGCGTTTCGGCTTCACGACCGGGTCGTTTTTGCCAGGATGACCCCGCAGGGCGCCTGGGAGCACGGGCGCCTCTACCCGTAA
- a CDS encoding B3/B4 domain-containing protein codes for MYFTHADEVWAEHPSLRALALTAGGLTAARTDEAQLSELAERIDRRQNRMAEAEMPEIAAWREAFSRMGLKPTQYRCASEALLRRYRKDKSLPRFHPVVDYLNHVSMAYAIPIAVFDTSRIGAGITVRPAAGAENYETFQGETENPGPGEIVFSDPDGHAHSRRWTFRQSARSAVSKESESALIVVEAHHATASEDLAEMEGELKTGLAALGVTLGGSALLSESHRLFEF; via the coding sequence ATGTACTTCACCCACGCCGACGAGGTCTGGGCCGAACATCCGAGCCTGCGAGCACTCGCCCTCACGGCCGGCGGACTCACCGCGGCCAGGACCGACGAGGCGCAGCTGTCCGAGCTCGCCGAGCGTATCGACCGACGCCAGAACCGGATGGCGGAGGCCGAGATGCCGGAAATCGCGGCGTGGCGTGAGGCTTTTTCGCGCATGGGGCTCAAACCCACGCAGTACCGGTGCGCTTCTGAGGCACTGCTGCGCCGGTACCGGAAGGACAAAAGCCTCCCCCGCTTCCATCCGGTGGTCGACTACCTCAACCACGTCTCCATGGCATACGCCATCCCCATCGCGGTGTTCGACACGTCACGCATCGGTGCCGGCATCACCGTGCGCCCCGCCGCGGGAGCGGAGAACTACGAGACGTTCCAGGGGGAGACCGAGAACCCCGGCCCGGGGGAGATCGTCTTCAGCGACCCGGACGGGCACGCGCACTCGCGACGCTGGACCTTCCGCCAGTCCGCTCGCTCAGCGGTGTCCAAGGAGAGTGAGTCGGCCCTGATCGTGGTGGAAGCGCACCACGCCACGGCCTCGGAGGACTTGGCCGAGATGGAAGGCGAGTTGAAGACGGGGCTGGCCGCACTCGGCGTCACCCTTGGCGGCTCGGCTCTCCTGTCGGAGAGTCACCGCTTGTTCGAGTTCTGA
- a CDS encoding YggS family pyridoxal phosphate-dependent enzyme: MSTPDHSGIANGLARVRGQIAAAAARAGRKAEGVRLIAACKTFDADTVREAIGCDQTVFGENYVQEAKAKWPGLKDEYPHTELHLIGPLQSNKAREAVALFDVIHSLDRHSLAKALSRQCENQGRQPVVYVQVNTGEERQKSGVLPAEADEFISACRNLYQLNVTGLMCIPPAGQSSEQHFDLLAKIAARNGLSELSMGMSSDYAAAVAHGATSVRVGSAIFGNRVYPPAAQ, translated from the coding sequence GTGAGCACGCCAGACCACTCCGGCATAGCGAACGGCCTTGCCCGCGTACGCGGGCAGATCGCTGCTGCCGCCGCACGGGCGGGGCGCAAGGCCGAAGGCGTACGGCTGATCGCCGCCTGCAAGACCTTCGACGCGGATACCGTGCGAGAGGCCATCGGGTGTGACCAGACGGTGTTCGGTGAGAACTACGTGCAGGAGGCGAAGGCCAAATGGCCCGGCCTCAAGGACGAGTATCCGCACACCGAACTCCACCTCATCGGGCCGCTGCAATCCAACAAGGCGCGTGAGGCCGTAGCCCTGTTCGATGTCATTCACTCCCTGGACCGTCATTCCCTCGCCAAGGCGCTGTCCCGTCAGTGTGAGAACCAGGGGCGTCAGCCGGTGGTGTACGTGCAGGTCAACACGGGAGAAGAACGGCAGAAGTCCGGCGTCCTCCCCGCAGAAGCCGACGAGTTCATTTCAGCCTGCCGCAACCTCTACCAGTTGAACGTCACCGGACTCATGTGTATACCCCCGGCGGGGCAGTCATCCGAGCAGCACTTCGACCTGCTCGCGAAGATAGCCGCACGCAACGGGCTCAGTGAGTTGTCGATGGGAATGAGCAGTGATTACGCCGCGGCCGTCGCGCACGGCGCGACCAGCGTGCGTGTAGGATCCGCGATCTTCGGTAACCGGGTCTATCCGCCGGCCGCCCAGTAG